A stretch of the uncultured Desulfobacter sp. genome encodes the following:
- a CDS encoding mechanosensitive ion channel domain-containing protein codes for MTEKNFDHIKKWDVQIFFKFFVILLAGLIVFSGFPCAFAEPEQGSTSQLIDELSTILEKSLNTELSDFEKYKTRIASEEKDQIYLSAAYNGYRVQLSSFWNLLLSENAGITQLQKSRAELKTAMADAQKMFQGVIPEEEDLKKELEHLNNQKLLVDKQLAELADVKESTAAGDKTKNRAIEKMATRLVNVLKEKEDLVSRLDQIYKDRLDKQAELKKTYATLDAQFEKIIEQKNAKGLFERTKKDSRFGALNSLQEEVNALIGLLSMVSDPQFWISKVEKLWQDAQLLAVSFFFVLAIVMVILRRLRKEALGLKTLPVVEKLGAWHQMASDLLTTSIIPAGTALTIFLYSGLDRMVLVSKVFWEAALVIMILLACRWICRALKTVFVDAVGGDTNARYLIRFTRAVAVFILAYGMLHDTLGQSSGLLILLRMTGAFIMVVWTLKTWRGVNFYTFQSSGEKDQDKNQLIRTLTIKYVMLLIAGISLMLDMTGYELLASHWILSWILSLVILFWWTIFFHLLQEWDLYYKEQSHNRTEAFVYDDYPVQWLIIRAGQFFWMVTLSIVLLLIWGDPQTVLGHLYQILAHPLSIGNMQFSFWGAGSAGLVLLFTYALVRIWKWLFQKKFLSRSGMAQGLQESITTISAYVIWSIGLLIALHAFGLNTASMAVAFGALGIGLGFGLQNIFNNFISGIILLFERPIQVGDDVEINGIWARVRKINVRSTVVQTYDNASLIIPNADFISNQVTNWSFKDKRIRRKISVGVAYGSDVELVRTILLQIAADAANVLRYPRPDVIFTDFGDSALIFMLRLWTDIDHMLEVDTDVRFRIDKKFRENNIEISFPQRDIHIRSVEGSGQSFPTKAQEPQPPEQEKASDD; via the coding sequence ATGACAGAAAAAAATTTTGATCACATAAAAAAATGGGACGTTCAAATTTTTTTCAAATTTTTTGTGATCCTGCTTGCCGGATTGATTGTTTTCAGTGGGTTTCCTTGTGCTTTTGCCGAACCCGAACAGGGCTCTACATCCCAGTTAATTGATGAGCTGAGCACGATCCTTGAAAAATCGTTGAATACCGAACTCAGCGACTTTGAAAAATATAAAACTCGTATAGCAAGCGAAGAAAAGGACCAAATCTACCTGTCAGCAGCCTATAACGGGTACCGGGTCCAGTTGTCCTCCTTCTGGAATTTGCTGCTGTCTGAGAATGCCGGTATTACCCAGCTCCAAAAAAGCAGGGCTGAACTGAAAACCGCCATGGCTGATGCTCAGAAGATGTTTCAGGGAGTGATTCCAGAAGAAGAAGACCTGAAAAAGGAACTGGAACATCTGAACAATCAGAAGTTGCTTGTTGACAAACAACTGGCGGAACTGGCCGACGTCAAAGAAAGCACCGCGGCAGGTGACAAAACCAAGAACCGCGCTATTGAAAAAATGGCAACCCGCCTGGTAAACGTGCTCAAGGAAAAAGAGGATCTGGTGTCCCGGCTGGATCAGATATACAAGGACCGTCTGGACAAGCAGGCGGAATTAAAAAAAACGTATGCAACCCTGGACGCACAATTTGAAAAAATCATTGAACAGAAAAACGCAAAAGGGTTGTTTGAGCGAACCAAAAAGGATTCGCGTTTTGGTGCCCTTAATTCTCTTCAAGAGGAAGTCAACGCCCTGATTGGACTTCTCTCTATGGTTTCTGATCCTCAGTTCTGGATCTCTAAAGTTGAAAAACTGTGGCAGGATGCACAGCTTCTGGCGGTATCATTTTTCTTTGTCCTGGCCATTGTGATGGTCATTTTAAGGCGGCTTAGAAAAGAGGCTTTGGGTTTAAAGACTTTGCCTGTTGTGGAAAAATTAGGCGCCTGGCACCAAATGGCCTCAGATCTGTTGACCACGTCCATTATTCCGGCCGGAACTGCGTTGACAATTTTTCTGTACAGCGGTCTGGATCGAATGGTTCTGGTGTCTAAAGTCTTTTGGGAGGCCGCCCTGGTGATCATGATTCTACTTGCATGCAGATGGATCTGCCGGGCGTTGAAAACCGTTTTTGTTGATGCTGTAGGCGGGGATACAAATGCCCGGTATCTGATCCGCTTCACCCGTGCTGTTGCTGTGTTTATTCTTGCCTATGGGATGCTGCACGACACGTTGGGGCAAAGTTCGGGACTGCTGATCCTGCTGCGCATGACAGGCGCGTTTATCATGGTTGTCTGGACCCTGAAAACCTGGCGGGGTGTTAATTTTTACACGTTTCAGTCTTCCGGGGAAAAAGATCAGGATAAAAACCAGCTGATTCGAACGTTGACCATCAAATATGTGATGCTTCTGATTGCCGGTATTTCTCTGATGCTGGACATGACCGGCTATGAACTGCTTGCTTCACACTGGATCCTTTCCTGGATTCTGAGTCTTGTTATTTTGTTCTGGTGGACGATTTTTTTTCACCTGCTCCAGGAATGGGATCTCTATTACAAAGAGCAAAGCCATAACCGAACCGAAGCGTTTGTTTATGACGACTATCCTGTCCAGTGGCTGATCATCCGGGCAGGTCAATTTTTCTGGATGGTCACCCTTTCAATTGTTCTGTTGCTGATCTGGGGTGATCCCCAGACGGTACTGGGGCATCTATACCAGATCCTGGCCCACCCGCTGAGCATCGGCAACATGCAGTTCAGCTTTTGGGGTGCAGGTTCTGCCGGACTTGTACTTCTTTTCACCTATGCCCTGGTGCGCATATGGAAATGGCTGTTCCAGAAAAAATTTTTAAGCCGGTCAGGCATGGCTCAGGGCCTGCAGGAGTCCATTACAACCATCTCTGCTTATGTTATCTGGTCCATAGGCCTTCTTATTGCCCTGCATGCCTTTGGACTGAACACCGCGTCCATGGCCGTTGCCTTTGGCGCCCTGGGCATTGGTCTCGGATTTGGCCTTCAGAACATTTTCAACAATTTTATCTCCGGCATTATCCTGCTGTTTGAGCGGCCCATCCAGGTGGGGGATGATGTAGAAATCAACGGCATCTGGGCCCGGGTAAGAAAAATAAATGTCAGATCCACAGTGGTCCAGACCTATGACAATGCCTCTCTGATTATCCCCAATGCTGATTTCATCAGCAATCAGGTTACCAACTGGAGTTTTAAGGACAAACGCATCCGTCGCAAAATCAGTGTAGGTGTAGCCTATGGATCTGATGTGGAACTTGTGAGAACCATTTTGCTTCAAATTGCTGCGGACGCGGCCAATGTTCTCCGCTACCCAAGACCAGACGTAATCTTTACAGATTTTGGCGACAGTGCGCTAATTTTTATGCTGCGACTTTGGACAGATATAGATCATATGCTGGAGGTGGATACGGATGTCAGATTCAGGATCGATAAAAAATTCCGGGAAAACAACATAGAAATCAGCTTTCCCCAGCGAGATATCCATATCCGGTCCGTTGAAGGGTCTGGGCAGTCTTTTCCGACCAAAGCACAGGAACCGCAACCCCCGGAACAAGAGAAAGCGTCTGATGATTGA
- the corA gene encoding magnesium/cobalt transporter CorA: protein MPRFFRKSEKKAGAPPGLQIDAQAVLGTQTDIRVLIYSKASLETHDLPNIDAVLPLIQKEKTVWIQVTGTNDLPVFSKMGELFNIHTLTLEDMVNPAHPPKFEDFDAYYYVTLKQLAFDPKSYEVSETQVSMAVMENLVIFVQDKPSPCLKAVEKRVQAGRGKIRTGGPGYLAYALIDAVVDHSLDVIGQIASTVESIERDLLEELNPVLLEQIHRLKREVIFFNKQLRPVRGAILSLMKCESPFVPDAVIRFYADILDHVNHILDSVTSLQELLSSMVDFYMSAQGNRMNEVMATLTIISTIFIPLSFLAGIYGMNFKFMPELEWQWGYFVLLGGMAVIGGAMVIFFKKKGWF from the coding sequence ATGCCCAGATTTTTTAGAAAATCAGAAAAAAAAGCCGGAGCTCCACCGGGTCTGCAGATTGATGCCCAGGCCGTGTTGGGGACACAGACAGATATCCGTGTTTTAATCTATTCTAAAGCGTCGCTTGAAACACATGATCTCCCAAACATTGACGCAGTCTTGCCTTTAATTCAGAAAGAAAAAACCGTATGGATTCAAGTCACCGGCACAAATGATCTTCCCGTCTTTTCAAAAATGGGGGAACTGTTCAATATCCATACCCTGACCCTGGAGGATATGGTGAACCCGGCACACCCGCCCAAATTTGAAGATTTTGACGCCTATTATTATGTCACACTCAAGCAACTGGCCTTTGATCCCAAGAGTTATGAGGTATCAGAGACCCAGGTCAGTATGGCCGTCATGGAGAATCTGGTTATTTTTGTACAGGACAAACCCTCTCCCTGCCTTAAAGCGGTAGAGAAAAGAGTTCAGGCCGGAAGAGGGAAAATACGCACGGGCGGTCCCGGTTATCTGGCATATGCCCTGATTGATGCCGTGGTTGATCATTCCCTTGATGTGATTGGGCAGATTGCTTCAACCGTGGAATCTATTGAACGTGACTTGCTCGAAGAGTTAAATCCCGTTCTCCTTGAACAGATACACCGGCTGAAACGAGAAGTGATTTTTTTCAATAAGCAGCTCCGACCGGTGCGCGGCGCAATTCTGAGTTTGATGAAATGCGAATCTCCGTTTGTCCCCGATGCCGTCATCCGGTTCTATGCGGATATTCTGGATCATGTCAATCATATTCTGGATTCGGTGACCTCGCTTCAAGAACTTTTGTCCAGTATGGTTGATTTTTATATGTCGGCCCAGGGTAACCGTATGAATGAGGTCATGGCAACCTTGACCATTATCTCTACCATTTTTATTCCTTTAAGTTTTCTTGCCGGAATTTACGGAATGAATTTTAAATTCATGCCTGAACTTGAATGGCAGTGGGGATATTTCGTTTTACTGGGGGGCATGGCGGTCATCGGCGGTGCAATGGTTATATTTTTTAAAAAGAAAGGGTGGTTTTAA
- a CDS encoding PEP/pyruvate-binding domain-containing protein yields the protein MDRITQKIKAGFKPSQALGFQVKMILYVCDPYHLPGLKAEICPSPWNIIWAVSIEEAATLVQKVAFDLVFIEIGALDDGGGTTVQCLKALCPDLPVILLVPPCHCKSQPLGQKADHMFIWSGNPELFHAMVRFIEDQMCKDTTRRAVLLVEDSPEYVSFFLPEVYKAIDTAFQGVRPPRLVLAGTYETAMQRFRELGNHLDCVLSDTRLPCQGKESPGAGIDILSHIHRELPGLPIMLMSAEGANRTMAQAIPATFLDKNADQPARDLHAFFRELVSPSQALGNNACLKDRYPVQTSPAGFTRIGNGSIGGKARGLAFLAQTLNRRPDLGTAYPEMVVGIPDTLVLCTDIFNDYIRENTLDKFTGRPLMELVQAFIDAPLPREVRRYLKTYLSKTFSPLAVRSSSLLEDAAARPCAGLYKTYMIPNNHADPDLRLSHLATAVKLVYASAYYKGAQAFVRSTTAPPFKDSMAVMIQEVAGRRHNDFFYPAISGTAQSLNFYSGGNAKPDEGVLNLALGLGHTLAQGEQSFRVFPKYPQANSQFSSTRDFLENTQHRFYAIRMTDYPETLCFGICSNLERRDLSQALNEAPVKALAATYVPAEDRIRDTWYCKGPKIINFAQVLKYETPPLTALVSDLMTALACDAGGPIELEFAADLPEQSGQPWTISLLQARPMSSPRDRSLITKEDLDEAVCVSTSALGNCILDTIQDIVYVNPNTFEGGKTRDMAQQISRINAELAKTNRRFLLAGPGRWGSSDPWLGIPVAWQQISGAGAIVEIRDGTIHADASKGSHFFNTITARGVPYITVNSEACDRIDLENLTGCHTVRDEGFIRHMRLKRPLLIKVDGKRSRSVIMNA from the coding sequence ATGGATAGAATTACCCAAAAAATAAAAGCCGGCTTTAAGCCTTCACAGGCCTTGGGTTTTCAGGTCAAGATGATTCTTTATGTTTGCGACCCTTACCATTTGCCAGGTTTAAAAGCGGAGATCTGCCCGTCCCCCTGGAATATCATCTGGGCTGTTTCCATAGAAGAGGCTGCCACACTGGTCCAAAAGGTGGCCTTTGACCTCGTGTTTATTGAAATAGGTGCCCTGGATGATGGAGGCGGGACGACCGTTCAGTGTCTTAAGGCCCTTTGTCCCGATCTGCCGGTAATTCTCCTGGTGCCGCCGTGCCACTGCAAATCCCAGCCTTTGGGACAGAAGGCGGATCACATGTTTATCTGGTCCGGGAACCCGGAACTCTTCCATGCCATGGTTCGCTTCATTGAGGACCAAATGTGCAAGGATACAACCCGCCGTGCCGTTCTCCTGGTGGAAGACAGCCCTGAATACGTTTCGTTCTTCCTGCCTGAAGTATACAAAGCAATAGATACGGCGTTCCAAGGTGTCAGGCCGCCCCGGCTTGTCCTGGCCGGAACTTATGAGACAGCCATGCAGCGGTTCCGGGAATTAGGCAACCACCTTGACTGTGTCCTTTCCGATACCCGGCTGCCCTGTCAGGGAAAAGAGTCGCCCGGGGCCGGCATTGACATTTTGTCGCACATTCACAGGGAACTGCCCGGTTTGCCTATTATGCTTATGAGTGCTGAGGGGGCAAACAGAACCATGGCCCAAGCCATTCCGGCCACCTTTCTGGATAAAAATGCCGACCAGCCGGCCCGGGACCTTCATGCATTTTTCCGCGAGCTGGTATCGCCCTCCCAGGCCTTGGGGAACAATGCCTGTCTCAAAGATCGGTACCCGGTGCAAACAAGTCCTGCCGGTTTTACCAGAATCGGCAACGGGTCCATTGGTGGTAAAGCCAGGGGGCTGGCATTCCTGGCCCAGACCCTTAACCGTCGCCCCGATCTAGGAACGGCGTATCCGGAAATGGTCGTCGGTATTCCTGACACCCTGGTTCTCTGCACCGATATCTTTAACGATTATATCCGGGAAAACACCTTGGATAAATTTACCGGCCGTCCTTTGATGGAATTGGTCCAGGCATTTATCGACGCCCCGTTGCCCCGGGAGGTCCGCCGGTATTTAAAAACCTATCTCTCCAAGACCTTTTCTCCCCTGGCCGTTCGCTCGTCCAGCCTTTTGGAAGATGCCGCCGCCCGTCCCTGTGCCGGATTGTACAAAACCTATATGATCCCCAATAACCATGCCGACCCTGACCTTCGTTTGTCTCATTTGGCCACCGCCGTTAAGCTGGTTTATGCCTCGGCATATTATAAAGGCGCCCAGGCCTTTGTCCGCAGTACAACAGCCCCCCCTTTTAAGGACAGCATGGCCGTTATGATCCAGGAAGTGGCCGGTCGGCGGCACAACGACTTTTTTTATCCGGCCATATCCGGTACGGCCCAATCCCTGAATTTTTACTCAGGGGGCAATGCTAAGCCCGATGAGGGGGTCTTGAACCTGGCACTGGGTTTAGGCCACACCCTTGCCCAGGGAGAGCAGAGTTTCAGGGTTTTCCCCAAATATCCCCAGGCCAATTCCCAATTTTCCAGCACCCGGGATTTTTTGGAAAATACACAACACCGGTTTTATGCCATTAGAATGACAGACTACCCCGAGACCCTGTGTTTTGGCATTTGTTCAAACCTGGAACGCCGGGATTTGTCCCAGGCCTTGAATGAGGCACCGGTCAAGGCCCTGGCTGCCACCTATGTGCCTGCCGAAGACCGGATTCGGGATACCTGGTACTGCAAGGGCCCAAAAATTATTAATTTTGCCCAGGTCCTTAAATACGAGACCCCGCCCCTTACTGCCCTGGTCAGTGATCTCATGACGGCTTTGGCTTGCGATGCCGGCGGTCCCATAGAATTGGAGTTTGCCGCCGATCTGCCCGAGCAATCGGGCCAACCCTGGACAATTTCCCTGCTCCAGGCCCGGCCGATGTCCAGTCCGCGGGACCGCAGCCTGATCACCAAAGAAGACCTTGACGAAGCCGTGTGTGTCTCCACCTCGGCCCTGGGCAACTGCATTCTGGATACCATCCAAGACATTGTCTATGTCAATCCGAACACTTTTGAGGGGGGTAAAACCCGGGATATGGCACAGCAGATCAGCCGTATCAATGCGGAACTGGCCAAAACCAACCGCCGGTTTCTGCTGGCCGGCCCGGGCCGATGGGGATCATCAGATCCCTGGCTGGGCATCCCTGTGGCGTGGCAGCAGATCTCCGGTGCCGGTGCCATCGTAGAAATTCGGGACGGCACCATCCATGCCGATGCCTCCAAGGGCTCCCATTTTTTCAATACCATCACTGCACGGGGCGTGCCCTATATTACCGTGAATTCCGAGGCTTGTGACCGTATTGACCTGGAAAACCTGACCGGTTGCCATACGGTTCGGGACGAGGGCTTCATCCGCCACATGCGCCTAAAACGCCCTTTGCTGATTAAGGTCGATGGAAAACGTTCCCGCAGTGTCATCATGAACGCTTAG
- the gdhA gene encoding NADP-specific glutamate dehydrogenase yields MSEELNKIIAKDPDQKEFHQAVQEVIETVQPVLDRNIEYRKAKILERLAEPERVVMFRVPWMDDTGTVQVNRGYRIGMNSAIGPYKGGLRFHPSVNLSILKFLAFEQVFKNALTTLPMGGGKGGSDFDPKGKSDNEVMRFCQSFMSELYRHIGPNTDVPAGDIGVGGREIGYLFGQYKRLTNAFDPVLTGKGLDWGGSLIRPEATGYGCVYFAAEMLATRNGGMEDKICLVSGSGNVAQYTVEKILDLGGKVVTLSDSSGFIYDETGIDREKLAWVMELKEIRRGRIKEYAEKYPEAIYTETDASLDYNPLWNIQADCAFPSATQNEINGKDAENLIENGVFLISEGANMPSTPEAVDLFVDHKILYAPGKAANAGGVAVSGLEMSQNAVRRAWSREKVDRRLHGIMKSIHTSCVDACAEYGEKGNYVAGANIAGFTKVVDAMLDQGLV; encoded by the coding sequence ATGTCAGAAGAATTGAATAAAATCATAGCTAAAGACCCGGATCAAAAAGAATTTCACCAGGCCGTGCAGGAGGTGATTGAAACGGTACAGCCCGTGCTGGACCGCAACATTGAATACCGAAAAGCCAAAATCCTGGAGCGCCTGGCCGAGCCTGAGCGGGTGGTCATGTTCCGGGTGCCCTGGATGGACGATACGGGAACCGTCCAGGTTAACCGGGGGTACCGCATCGGAATGAATTCGGCCATCGGTCCCTACAAGGGCGGGCTGCGTTTCCACCCGTCGGTAAATCTGTCCATACTCAAATTCCTGGCATTTGAGCAGGTGTTTAAAAATGCCCTGACCACCCTGCCCATGGGCGGCGGCAAGGGCGGGTCCGATTTTGACCCCAAAGGAAAATCGGACAATGAGGTCATGCGCTTCTGCCAGTCTTTCATGTCCGAACTTTACCGCCACATCGGCCCCAACACCGACGTACCCGCTGGTGACATCGGCGTGGGCGGCAGGGAGATCGGCTATCTTTTTGGACAGTACAAACGGCTGACCAATGCCTTCGATCCGGTGCTCACGGGCAAGGGGCTGGACTGGGGCGGCAGTCTCATCCGGCCTGAAGCCACGGGCTATGGTTGTGTTTATTTCGCCGCTGAAATGCTTGCCACCCGTAATGGCGGCATGGAAGACAAAATCTGCCTGGTTTCCGGTTCCGGGAACGTGGCCCAGTACACCGTGGAAAAAATTCTGGATCTGGGAGGCAAAGTCGTCACCCTGTCTGACTCCTCCGGGTTTATCTATGACGAAACCGGTATTGACCGGGAAAAACTGGCCTGGGTCATGGAGTTGAAAGAGATCCGGCGGGGCCGGATTAAGGAATACGCCGAAAAATATCCGGAAGCCATATACACTGAAACAGATGCCTCCCTGGATTACAATCCCTTATGGAATATTCAGGCTGACTGTGCCTTCCCTTCGGCCACCCAGAACGAAATCAACGGCAAAGATGCGGAGAATCTGATCGAGAACGGGGTCTTTTTAATATCCGAAGGGGCCAACATGCCCTCAACTCCGGAGGCCGTGGATCTCTTTGTGGATCATAAAATCCTCTACGCCCCGGGCAAGGCGGCCAATGCCGGCGGGGTGGCTGTATCCGGGCTGGAAATGTCCCAGAACGCCGTACGTCGGGCCTGGTCCAGGGAAAAGGTGGACAGGCGGCTGCACGGCATTATGAAATCCATCCACACATCCTGCGTGGATGCCTGTGCCGAATACGGCGAGAAGGGCAATTACGTGGCCGGGGCCAATATTGCCGGGTTTACCAAGGTGGTTGACGCCATGCTGGATCAGGGTCTTGTATAG
- a CDS encoding LuxR C-terminal-related transcriptional regulator, whose product MSHIVEQPDIEALVRRNRELEQLEQDHRRMELIFKQQAHNLQERMKEINCLYGISKILEQAGLSLEDTFQQVVNLIPPSWQYPEITCAQLLINDQSFRTKNYKNTFWKQQAKIIAYGEPIGILTVCYLEKRPDMDEGPFLTEERSLIDAVAELLGRTIKRKQAEAELRESRRKLKDQNQQLKEKNIALREVMSQLREEKVDLEKRVLANVENLLLPLIKKMEDQGSDLDKGYLLLLEENIAQLTSSFGTKISQLHQRLTPRENEICNMIRTGLSSKEIGKMLNLSYRSVETYRNHIRKKLGISNKKINLTSYLAGL is encoded by the coding sequence ATGAGTCACATCGTGGAGCAGCCGGACATTGAGGCCCTGGTCCGCCGCAACCGGGAGCTGGAACAACTGGAGCAGGATCATCGGCGCATGGAGCTGATTTTCAAGCAACAGGCCCACAATCTCCAGGAACGTATGAAGGAGATTAACTGCCTGTACGGGATCTCCAAAATTCTGGAGCAGGCCGGCCTGTCCCTGGAAGATACCTTTCAGCAAGTGGTGAATCTCATTCCCCCCTCCTGGCAGTACCCGGAGATTACATGCGCCCAGCTTCTCATTAACGACCAGAGTTTCCGTACAAAAAATTATAAAAACACCTTTTGGAAACAGCAGGCAAAAATTATTGCCTATGGAGAACCCATCGGCATTCTCACGGTCTGCTATCTTGAAAAACGGCCCGACATGGACGAGGGGCCCTTTCTGACCGAAGAACGGTCGCTGATTGATGCGGTGGCCGAACTTCTGGGCCGGACCATTAAACGCAAACAGGCGGAAGCCGAACTGAGGGAATCCCGGCGCAAGCTCAAAGATCAAAACCAGCAGCTCAAGGAGAAAAATATTGCCCTGCGGGAAGTGATGAGTCAACTGCGGGAGGAAAAAGTGGACCTTGAAAAGCGGGTGTTGGCCAATGTGGAAAATTTACTTTTGCCTCTGATCAAAAAAATGGAAGACCAGGGGTCGGATCTGGACAAAGGTTACCTGCTGCTGCTCGAAGAAAATATCGCACAGCTCACCTCTTCATTCGGCACTAAAATATCCCAACTTCACCAGCGCCTGACCCCTAGAGAAAACGAAATCTGCAATATGATCCGTACGGGCTTAAGCTCCAAGGAGATTGGGAAAATGCTTAACCTCTCCTACCGCAGCGTTGAAACCTATAGAAATCACATCCGCAAAAAGCTGGGCATCAGCAATAAAAAAATCAACCTGACCTCTTATCTTGCCGGTCTGTAA